GTGGCGACCATCGAAGTAACAGAGAAGAACTTCAACGACATCGCCGACAAGGGGATCGTGCTGCTCGACTTCTGGGCCGAGTGGTGCCCGCCGTGCAAGAAGTTCGGCCCGATCTTCGAGCAGGCGTCCGACAAGCACGGGGACATCACCTTCGGCAAGATCGACACTGATGCCGAGCAGGGGCTCGCGCAGGGGTTCGACATCACCTCGATCCCCACGTTGATGGCCATCCGCGACGGCATCGTGGTCTTCGCCCAGGCCGGCGCCATCCCCGCGCCCGCCCTCGAAGACCTGATCAGCCAGGTCAGGGCACTCGACATGGACGCCATCAGGGCCGAGCTCAGCGAGGAGCTGAAGAACGCCCAGCAGAACTGACCCTCTTCTCATGACGAAGCCCCGCCCTGCGGCGGGGCTTTCGCGCGTTTCGGGGGCGGTGCGCGGCCGCGTCAGAGCTTGCGGCCGACGCCCACGTAGCCGAAGTCGATGCCGTTCCCCGGCGCGTCCGGGTCGTCGGGGCGCCAGCCGTTCGGGTACGTCAGCCCCGGCTCGGCCAGCTCGTACCCCTCGAAGAAGCGCAGGATCTCCTCGCGGGTGCGCAGGTTCAGCGAGGCCGTGGCCTTCTTGTAGATCTCCAGCGCCTGCGGGGTGACGTCCGGCGTGGGGTCCACGGCGTGGCTGATCACCAGGTGGCTGCCCGGCGCGCTCGCCTTGCGCAGCTTGGCCGCCACGTCGTAGGCGACGTCGTCGGGGATGAAGTGCAGGATCGCCAGCGCCAGGAACGCCACCGGCCGCTCGAAGTCGATCAGGCCGCCCAGCTTGTCGAGCAGCGCGTCCGGCTCGCGCACGTCGGCCTGCAGGAAGTCGACGTTGTCCTTCCTGGCCAGCAGCGCCCTGCCGTGCACGCACACCACCGAGTCGTAGTCGACGTAGACCACGCGGGCCTCGGGGGCGATCTCGTGCGTGTTGCCCTGCGTGGGCAGGCCGGCGCCGAGGTCGACGATCT
The nucleotide sequence above comes from Nonomuraea gerenzanensis. Encoded proteins:
- a CDS encoding thioredoxin family protein; this translates as MATIEVTEKNFNDIADKGIVLLDFWAEWCPPCKKFGPIFEQASDKHGDITFGKIDTDAEQGLAQGFDITSIPTLMAIRDGIVVFAQAGAIPAPALEDLISQVRALDMDAIRAELSEELKNAQQN
- a CDS encoding SAM-dependent methyltransferase produces the protein MDNAPEGVDPNVPNVARMYDYYLDGKDNFAADRAAAEQILKNFPDTKTGARANRAFLRRAVRYVVDQGVRQIVDLGAGLPTQGNTHEIAPEARVVYVDYDSVVCVHGRALLARKDNVDFLQADVREPDALLDKLGGLIDFERPVAFLALAILHFIPDDVAYDVAAKLRKASAPGSHLVISHAVDPTPDVTPQALEIYKKATASLNLRTREEILRFFEGYELAEPGLTYPNGWRPDDPDAPGNGIDFGYVGVGRKL